Below is a window of Littorina saxatilis isolate snail1 unplaced genomic scaffold, US_GU_Lsax_2.0 scaffold_1360, whole genome shotgun sequence DNA.
GCTGGTGCTGGCAGACGCATCTCTGTGCACGGGCTGTCCGTTTGACAACTTGATACCACCACCACCGACCCTATGAGCAGCAGGAGGGGTAGCAGAGATCTTGCCCTGGGTGCCAGCAGCTAGCGCACGGAGAGAAGACAAGTTCTCCAGTTGTTTCTGAGCCAGTTGCTTGTCCACGCTTTCTACACCGCCCGCGGTTCCAAAACCGTAGATGCTCAGCAGCTCGTTCATGGTGTTTTTGGCGTAGTCGGCCAGAACCTTAGCTTCTGCGTTGACGACTGTAGAGGAGACAGAAGGAAGAGGATAGCTGGGGTGCTGACCTGGGGCAGGGGAAGAGGAGGCAGAGGATGGACGGGTGGATGAGTTGGAGGAAtgatcagcagtttcatcgtcgttgtcgtcgttgtcaaAGAAGGACGGTTCGGAGTTGTCCGAGTGTCTGGAGGTGGAAAGGTCCAAAGGAACACCGGTGAGGTTGAAGGAGgaatcatcaccatcatcatcatcatcatccccatcatcatcgtcaccaccaccatcaccatcaccagcaGCAGGAGATGGGGGGTAGAGGAAATTGGGAATACTTTGTTTGACACgctggtgctgctgcaggagAGAAGAATACTGACTGGCGAAGCTTGAAGAAGAAGGAAGGGGAGACGAAGACCGCTTCTCTCGCTCGGCATACGAGGAGGCGTCATTGAACTCTTCAGAGGAGTCGACACCGTTGTGAAGATCCTCGCCCATAATGAACGACGAGGATCCTTCATCGTCCACACTTCCACCACCGAGCATAGACACCTGGCTGCCTCCCTCATACATTTCCACGTCCACCGGATGGGGATGAAACACAGACCTGGGTTTGGCAGCTTTTCGACTCTTCCTCCTCCCCGACCCATGAATCTTAGTGCTGGAGGCGCTGGGTGTTGGCACTGAAGTACTGGTTTCGGCTTTTGAGCTTGGCGGGCTGACATCACTACTGGTTTCAAGGCTAGAGACTGGAACGTTGCTTGAGCTGGTAGGCGTATTGCTGTTACTAGTGGTAATACTACTGGCGAGAACGGGGGTTGTGGTGGTAGGGGTGGATGTCGAGTCTTCCAAGGATTTGGCAAAGTGGGCTGAAGGagaaagacaagaagaagaaggttcttCTTCAGCGCTCTCAGGGGGAGGAGGGAGTTTGGCTGAGTCATTTTCGTTGTTGGACGGATCCGTTTCTGATGAAACCGGTTCTGGATTTTCGTTCAGGTCTGTGACAGTTTCctcgttgttgttggtggtggtggtggaggtggtgatGATGGGTTTAACAATGTCCTTGACCCCACCCCCTCCAGCAACACCATCGACACCACCATCGTCTGCGACAGCGGCGACAATATCACCATCACCGCCGTTTACACCGTTGTGTTCTGTGGGTGTGGTGACGTCGACAGCGCTGGTTTTCTTGAGGTGTGCACAAATGGCGTCCAGCTTCTTGCGTTTGAGGGCCATGCTGGTCCATTCCttgctctccctttctctttctggACTCCCTTGTTCTGCAACAACCAATGAGAACACGCCACGTGTGAATAGTCTTGCGCTAAAATACCGTTGCTTTTACAATTCGTAGGTCATAAAAGcgcacaaacactcaagtccttaatggcaaaaaaccgtaggacttttaatatcaatTTTACTACTAATTGGTAGGTCAGTCGATGAATTGACACTCATCTAGAGGTATCAGTCAAATGACATCACCCTTCAACATCATTGTCTTTTACTCTGctctattttttatttgttcaaaTTTTGGGTATGTTCTTTTTGTCTCAGAGGTC
It encodes the following:
- the LOC138956213 gene encoding transcription initiation factor TFIID subunit 11-like; protein product: QGSPERERESKEWTSMALKRKKLDAICAHLKKTSAVDVTTPTEHNGVNGGDGDIVAAVADDGGVDGVAGGGGVKDIVKPIITTSTTTTNNNEETVTDLNENPEPVSSETDPSNNENDSAKLPPPPESAEEEPSSSCLSPSAHFAKSLEDSTSTPTTTTPVLASSITTSNSNTPTSSSNVPVSSLETSSDVSPPSSKAETSTSVPTPSASSTKIHGSGRRKSRKAAKPRSVFHPHPVDVEMYEGGSQVSMLGGGSVDDEGSSSFIMGEDLHNGVDSSEEFNDASSYAEREKRSSSPLPSSSSFASQYSSLLQQHQRVKQSIPNFLYPPSPAAGDGDGGGDDDDGDDDDDDGDDSSFNLTGVPLDLSTSRHSDNSEPSFFDNDDNDDETADHSSNSSTRPSSASSSPAPGQHPSYPLPSVSSTVVNAEAKVLADYAKNTMNELLSIYGFGTAGGVESVDKQLAQKQLENLSSLRALAAGTQGKISATPPAAHRVGGGGIKLSNGQPVHRDASASTSNVSSSSEGGWRLF